From a single Candidatus Margulisiibacteriota bacterium genomic region:
- a CDS encoding trehalose-6-phosphate synthase: MIWTKETLKNLIEEKLNGSLFIVASNREPFIHKKTLDGVQCIIPASGVTMALDPVLKASGGTWVAHGSGDADRQVVDEKNRVMVPPDDPKYTLRRVWLNKAEEAGYYYGFSNETLWPLCHIVYTKPVFEEADWLHYKAVNEKFAKTILDEVGDQKAFVFIQDYHLTLVPKLLREANPEIKSALFWHIPWPNPEAFRINPWKEEILQGMLGADLLGFHIHHHVDNFLSTVDQTLEVRTDRVSSTVISGGRETIIRPFPISVDYEQIQKEAASPDVEKKIALIRKEYNLTAQFIGIGTDRIDYTKGILERFRAIDKFLEKYPEYLGKFTFLQAGVLSRIHIKKYKELNDEINAIVEQINYKYSDDSWQPIVMLRRHFSPVELITLYRMADICVVSSLHDGMNLVAKEFVAATDPQKGMLILSRFTGAARELTEAVLVNPYASDSFAEAIKNALEMPPDEKEKRNLKMKEGIAENNIYKWAGKIIQGLLKLS, encoded by the coding sequence ATGATCTGGACAAAAGAGACCCTTAAAAACCTGATCGAAGAAAAGCTCAATGGTTCGCTTTTTATTGTCGCGTCTAACCGTGAGCCGTTCATCCATAAAAAGACCTTGGATGGGGTTCAGTGCATCATTCCGGCCAGCGGTGTGACCATGGCGTTGGATCCGGTCCTTAAAGCGAGCGGCGGCACCTGGGTCGCGCACGGTAGCGGCGATGCCGACCGCCAGGTGGTGGACGAAAAGAACCGGGTGATGGTCCCGCCGGACGATCCCAAGTATACTTTACGACGGGTCTGGCTGAACAAAGCGGAAGAAGCCGGGTATTATTACGGCTTTTCCAACGAAACCCTCTGGCCACTTTGTCATATTGTCTATACCAAGCCGGTTTTTGAAGAGGCCGACTGGCTTCATTACAAAGCGGTTAACGAAAAATTCGCCAAAACGATCCTTGACGAGGTCGGCGACCAGAAGGCTTTTGTTTTTATCCAGGACTATCATCTGACCCTGGTCCCAAAATTGTTGAGGGAGGCGAACCCGGAGATCAAGAGCGCTCTTTTCTGGCACATTCCCTGGCCCAACCCCGAAGCTTTCCGGATCAATCCGTGGAAGGAAGAGATCCTGCAGGGGATGCTTGGGGCCGACCTGCTCGGTTTTCATATCCATCACCATGTCGATAATTTCTTGAGCACGGTCGACCAGACCCTGGAAGTTAGGACCGACCGGGTGAGCTCAACTGTTATTTCCGGGGGGAGGGAAACGATCATCAGGCCGTTCCCGATCAGCGTCGATTATGAACAGATCCAAAAAGAAGCCGCTTCCCCGGATGTTGAAAAGAAGATCGCTCTGATCAGAAAAGAATATAACCTGACCGCCCAATTCATCGGGATAGGGACCGATAGGATCGATTATACAAAAGGGATCCTTGAACGCTTCCGGGCGATCGATAAGTTTCTTGAAAAATATCCTGAATACCTCGGGAAATTCACTTTTCTTCAGGCCGGGGTCTTGAGCCGCATTCACATCAAAAAATACAAAGAGCTTAACGACGAGATCAACGCCATTGTCGAACAGATAAATTATAAATATAGTGACGACAGCTGGCAGCCGATCGTTATGCTCCGCCGCCATTTTAGCCCGGTGGAGCTGATCACCCTCTACCGGATGGCCGACATTTGCGTTGTTTCGTCCCTGCATGACGGGATGAACCTGGTCGCCAAAGAGTTTGTTGCGGCAACCGACCCACAGAAGGGGATGCTGATCCTGTCCCGCTTTACCGGCGCCGCTCGGGAATTGACCGAAGCGGTGTTGGTTAACCCATATGCTTCGGACAGTTTTGCCGAAGCGATCAAGAACGCTCTGGAAATGCCGCCGGATGAAAAAGAGAAACGGAACCTGAAGATGAAAGAGGGGATCGCTGAAAATAACATCTACAAGTGGGCCGGCAAGATCATTCAAGGCTTGCTGAAGCTTTCATAA